The Aptenodytes patagonicus chromosome 25, bAptPat1.pri.cur, whole genome shotgun sequence genome window below encodes:
- the APC2 gene encoding adenomatous polyposis coli protein 2 (The sequence of the model RefSeq protein was modified relative to this genomic sequence to represent the inferred CDS: added 429 bases not found in genome assembly), with protein MSGSIASYDQLVRQVEALKKENSHLRRELEDNSNHLSKLENETSDMKEVLKHLQGKLEQEARVMVSSGQTEVLDQLKALQMDITSLYNLKFPPEAAGAGRSAEDSPPPPAPHRDGTGDLGRATLRLLEELDRERCFLLGEIEKEEKEKVWYYAQLQSLATRLDELPHVETFSMQMDLIRQQLEFEAQHIRSLMEERFGTADEMVQRAQIRASRLEQIDKELMEAQDKVQQPEPQLCGKVPGMEGDGSLDPPTHPEEGGSSLGSSKVEVVFWLLSMLATRDKDDMSRTLLAMSSSQESCLAMRKSGCLPLLIQILHDSDGEPGPPESPAGAKDARMRANAALHNIVFSQPDEGQAKKEMRVLHVLEQIRSYSETCWDWLQMQSRDGGRGTEGGAAPVPIEPQICQATCAIMKLSFDEEYRRAMNELGGLQAVAELLQVDYEMHKMTSDPLNLALRRYAGMALTNLTFGDVVNKATLCSRRGCMEAIVAQLGSDSEELHQVVSSILRNLSWRADINSKKVLREVGSVTGLTRCALHAGKESTLKSVLSALWNLSAHSTENKAAICGVEGALGFLVSTLTYKCQSNSLAIIESGGGILRNVSSLVATREDYRQVLRDHNCLQTLLQHLRSHSLTIVSNACGTLWNLSARSPRDQELLWDLGAVSMLRNLIHSKHKMIAMGSAAALRNLLTNRPPKYKDAAVVSPGSCMPSLYMRKQKALEAELDAKHLAETFDTMEKQSLKSQSAKKPTRHMESLVKDYASDSGCFDDDEVPNVSTGVETASASVLSMFLNSSFLQGQALPRALAQRRCPEPEKDSSGKPAEPKKPPLPEDEVSLAAEKLANKISSTVAKIDKLVEDISTMHTSSDDSFSLSSEDHCLDWQYGPEEVHEARAQSCSPCRFSDAGGFAKRESLSRAHTLLRLKTAYTSLSNDSLNSGSTSDGYCTKEHMKPCTRAAFLDYRDELQRYQKRPSRLDLKSILGSKPERVEPPVLKGRDLAEPDKPEQRDLPERAKKTVTFPSPKALDKEPEWKKEAGSKLSPDPQVRTIKLSPSYQHVPLLESLAKSGAAAGASHHPSLLGRKQAWLPPALLQTAETLSKIPEKLPAHPPATTEQESVQKYSVEDTPICFSRCSSLSSLSSADNVLDGQSHSENDLDSDSSLEILEMEEGDGEGEDGGQEKEKAADLGPATPVRISQPITIPFPKRDKIFLRESSPSRQEDLTPSSSSENYIQETPLVMSRCSSVSSLGSFESPSIASSIQSDPCSEMISGTISPSELPDSPGQTMPPSRSKTPLFELGCQPEKETSQFNIQWENNVKKFMEITDFKERFQLPQDLDSMVYFTVEKPNENFSCASSLSALPLHEHYVQKDVELKLMPTFPEKNSLNFVAHEKREERREERYLEGRRRGDRPEPPSDDDIEILKECISSAMPSRFRKVKTSLLSGQVLHPQTKKPVHVPVYMLVPAHAHPGVPKHLRATARDLFKDDDSFTDSADGTPVNFSSAASLSDETLRYPAAEEAERPRGPGTGRPAGVPPKGDHEAGSTGTVPARRAASSSSAPARLSSACKGKAGSSRGQGGEGKRGQPPPKSGPGLELEVGRTSGPPGRKDAPREDGVAFQSLCHTTPTEEAVYCFYEQDSDELPEAGREVSGSRAQPGRAPRRERWGSSIPRREPEPGPRPAKVKPQNNLIADETPPCYSLSSSMSSLSDANLSDGEERGQPCGKAPRPRSAAAAGQAQGGSPSSPSLNSEDDLLQKCIGSAMPKRRRPSARRRMVERKQKPLGAGGREREVEARHRPSEDAGSDRGSDLDSVEWQAIQEGANSIVTWLHQAAASLSREPSSESDSILSFVSGLSVGSTLQLSLGRQEKKRAGSVAGRDAARREHSKSRPERKDAPGARPTGRGSARAERSPAPTKPVPNLPVVFRGRTVIYMPSLAKDAPSPRATPKKSPTAKPEAPPAKNLSLSQQRSRSLHRLGKPPETGDLALPKRSTTPPARIGKGPPSSGSSRTSTPSQHPSKKLPSPSQLAKQGPPAAGKAGSSPSPPGPPARAPAPKSPAPKQSKTQKSPVRIPFMQKPSRKVLPGRGAMPVLEEQADGGKARAGGPGGPGGGRLNLVRMSSARSSGSDSDRSGFLRQLTFIKESSSLLLRHRAELSPAQPAASLPRRASPQRNRAALPAVFLCSSRCEELKAAKPAAPNPRPLIPRAQPGGKVPAGAKPPRRTSSESPSRLPVKTSIPTPEPFKRYSSSPNISVARRTGSPSSVLSARSEASARRRQTEAVPGGQPAKPPVVVMKGTWRRIRDEDIPHILKSTLPSSALPLAGAGEEERPGTPSPRKTSDAVVQTEDFSTAKTNSSTSPTLETREGPPHTHAACDGEAPAPAKAALPISFGHEAPAGTFPASRHGSPSRAARVTPFNYIPSPMAVTAVADKAVEKIQA; from the exons gaggagaaggagaaggtgtgGTACTACgcccagctgcagagcctggCCACGCGCCTGGACGAGCTGCCCCACGTGGAGACG ttctccatgcagatggatctcatccgGCAGCAGCTGGAGTTCGAGGCCCAGCACATCCGCTCGCTGATGGAGGAGCGCTTCGGGACGGCGGACGAGATGGTGCAGCGGGCGCAG ATCCGTGCATCCCGGCTGGAGCAGATCGACAAAGAGCTCATGGAGGCGCAggacaaggtgcagcagccggaGCCACAG ctctgcGGGAAGGTGCCGGGCATGGAGGGGGATGGCAGCCTGGACCCCCCGACCCACCCCGAGGAGGGgggcagcagcctgggcagcagcaAG GTGGAGGTGGTCTTCTGGCTCCTGTCCATGCTGGCCACGCGGGACAAGGACGACATGTCCCGCACGCTGCTGGCCATGTCCAGCTCGCAGGAGAGCTGCCTGGCCATGCGCAAGTCGGGCTGCCTGCCCCTGCTCATCCAGATCCTGCACGACTCGGACGGCGAGCCAGGGCCCCCCGAGAGCCCCGCCGGTGCCAAGGACGCCCGCATGCGTGCCAACGCCGCCCTCCACAACATCGTCTTCTCCCAGCCCGACGAGGGCCAGGCCAAGAAGGAGATGCGGGTGCTGCACGTGCTGGAGCAGATCCGCTCCTACTCGGAGACCTGCTGGGACTGGCTGCAGATGCAGAGCAGGGACGGGGGCAGAGGCACCGAGGGCGGCGCGG CGCCGGTGCCCATCGAGCCCCAGATCTGCCAGGCCACCTGCGCCATCATGAAGCTCTCCTTCGACGAGGAGTACCGGCGGGCCATGAACGAGCTGG GTGGGCTGCAGGCCGTGGCCGAGCTGCTGCAGGTGGACTATGAGATGCACAAGATGACGAGCGACCCCCTCAATCTGGCACTGCGGCGCTACGCGGGGATGGCCCTCACCAACCTCACCTTCGGCGACGTGGTCAACAAG GCGACGCTGTGCTCCCGCCGGGGCTGCATGGAGGCCATCGTGGCTCAGCTgggctccgacagcgaggagcTGCACCAG GTGGTCTCCAGCATCCTGAGGAACCTCTCCTGGCGGGCTGACATCAACAGCAAGAAGGTGCTGCGGGAGGTGGGCAGCGTGACCGGGCTGACGCGGTGCGCGCTGCACGCTGGCAAG GAGTCCACGCTGAAGAGCGTCCTGAGCGCGCTGTGGAACCTGTCGGCGCACAGCACGGAGAACAAAGCCGCCATCTGCGGGGTGGAGGGAGCCCTGGGCTTCCTGGTGAGCACCCTCACCTACAAGTGCCAGAGCAACTCGCTGGCCATCATTGAGAGCGGCGGCGGCATCCTCAGGAACGTCTCCAGCCTCGTCGCCACGCGGGAGGACTACAG GCAAGTACTCCGGGACCACAACTGCCTGCAGACGCTGCTGCAGCACCTGCGCTCGCACAGCCTCACCATCGTCAGCAACGCCTGTGGCACCCTCTGGAACCTGtccgcccgcagcccccgcgaCCAGGAGCTGCTCTGGGACCTGGGGGCGGTCAGCATGCTGCGCAACCTCATCCACTCCAAGCACAAGATGATCGCCATGGGCAGCGCGGCCGCTCTGCGCAACCTCCTTACCAACCGGCCCCCCAAGTACAAGGACGCTGCCGTCGTCTCGCCGGGCTCCTGCATGCCCTCGCTCTACATGCGCAAGCAGAAGGCACTGGAGGCCGAGCTGGATGCCAAGCACTTGGCTGAGACCTTCGACACCATGGAGAAGCAGAGCCTGAAGAGCCAGAGCGCCAAGAAGCCAACACGGCACATGGAGAGCCTGGTGAAGGATTATGCCTCCGACTCTGGCTGCTTCGACGATGACGAGGTGCCCAATGTCTCCACTGGCGTGGAGACGGCCAGCGCCTCCGTCCTCTCCATGTTCCTCAACTCCTCCTTCCTCCAGGGGCAGGCACTGCCCCGGGCGCTGGCACAGAGGCGATGCCCGGAGCCAGAGAAGGACAGCAGTGGCAAGCCAGCCGAGCCCAAGAAGCCGCCGCTGCCGGAGGACGAGGTCTCGCTGGCCGCCGAGAAGTTGGCCAACAAGATCTCCAGCACGGTGGCCAAGATCGACAAGCTGGTGGAGGACATCTCCACCATGCACACGTCCTCGGATGACAGCTTCAGCCTCAGCTCGGAGGACCACTGCCTCGACTGGCAGTACGGCCCCGAGGAGGTGCACGAGGCGCGTGCCCAGTCCTGCTCGCCATGCCGCTTCTCGGACGCCGGTGGCTTCGCCAAGCGGGAGAGCCTGAGCCGGGCGCATACGCTGCTGCGGCTGAAGACCGCCTACACCAGCCTGTCCAACGACAGCCTCAACAGCGGCAGCACCAGCGACGGCTACTGCACCAAGGAACACATGAAGCCCTGCACCAGGGCCGCCTTCCTCGACTACCGGGACGAGCTGCAGCGGTACCAGAAGCGGCCGAGCCGGCTCGACCTCAAGAGCATCCTGGGCAGCAAGCCAGAGCGGGTCGAACCCCCTGTGCTCAAGGGCAGAGACCTGGCCGAGCCAGACAAGCCGGAGCAGCGAGACCTGCCCGAACGGGCCAAGAAGACGGTGACTTTCCCCAGCCCCAAGGCACTGGACAAGGAGCCCGAGTGGAAGAAGGAGGCGGGCAGCAAGCTCTCCCCCGACCCCCAGGTCCGCACCATCAAACTCTCCCCGTCCTACCAGCACGTCCCCCTGCTCGAGAGCCTGGCCAAGAGCGGCGCGGCCGCCGGTGCCAGCCACCACCCCTCCCTCCTGGGCAGAAAGCAAGCCTGGCtcccccctgcactgctgcagaCGGCTGAGACCTTGAGCAAGATCCCGGAGAAGCTGCCTGCCCACCCGCCGGCCACGACGGAGCAGGAGTCGGTGCAGAAATACTCGGTGGAGGACACCCCGATCTGTTTCTCCCGGTgcagctccctctcctccctctcctcggCTGACAATGTGCTGGACGGGCAGAGCCACAGCGAGAACGACCTGGACAGCGACTCCTCCCTGGAGATCCTGGAGATGGAGGAAGGGGACGGGGAAGGTGAGGAtggggggcaggagaaggagaaggcagcggATCTGGGTCCGGCCACGCCGGTTAGGATTTCCCAGCCCATCACCATCCCCTTCCCGAAGCGCGACAAGATCTTCCTGCGGGAGTCATCACCGTCACGCCAGGAGGACCTCACGCCCTCGAGCTCCTCGGAGAACTACATCCAGGAGACGCCGCTGGTGATGAGCCGCTGCAGCTCCGTCAGCTCCCTGGGCAGCTTCGAGAGCCCCTCCATTGCCAGCTCCATCCAGAGCGACCCTTGCAGTGAGATGATCAGTGGCACCATCAGTCCCAGCGAGCTGCCCGACAGCCCTGGGCAGACCATGCCACCCAGCCGCAGCAAGACGCCCCTCTTCGAGCTGGGCTGCCAACCGGAGAAGGAGACCAGCCAGTTCAACATCCAGTGGGAGAACAACGTCAAGAAGTTCATGGAGATCACCGACTTCAAGGAACGCTTCCAGCTGCCCCAGGACCTGGACTCCATGGTCTACTTCACGGTGGAGAAACCCAACGAGAACTTCTCCTGCGCCTCCAGCCTGAGCGCCCTGCCCCTCCACGAGCACTATGTCCAGAAGGACGTGGAGCTCAAGCTGATGCCCACATTCCCAGAGAAGAACAGCCTGAATTTTGTGGCTCACGAGAAGCGGGAGGAGCGGCGGGAGGAGCGGTACCTGgagggccggcggcggggcgacCGCCCCGAGCCCCCCTCCGATGACGACATCGAGATCCTGAAGGAGTGCATCAGCTCCGCCATGCCCTCCCGCTTCCGCAAGGTGAAGACCTCCCTGCTCTCCGGCCAGGTCCTGCACCCCCAGACGAAGAAGCCGGTGCACGTCCCTGTCTACATGCTGGTGCCAGCCCACGCACACCCCGGTGTCCCCAAGCACCTGCGTGCCACCGCCCGCGACCTCTTCAAGGATGATGACTCCTTCACTGACTCGGCTGACGGGACCCCCGTCAACTTCTCCAGCGCTGCTTCGCTGAGCGACGAGACCCTGCGCTACCCGGCCGCCGAGGAGGCTGAGCGTCCCCGCGGCCCGGGGACGGGGCGCCCGGCAGGGGTCCCACCCAAGGGGGACCACGAGGCAGGCAGCACCGGCACCGTCCCGGCTAGGAGAGCCGCCTCCAGCAGCTCGGCGCCTGCCCGGCTGAGCTCAGCCTGCAAAGGGAAAGCGGGGTCGAGCCGTGGCCAAGGCGGGGAGGGGAAGCGGGGCCAGCCCCCCCCGAAGAGTGGACCCGGCCTGGAGCTGGAGGTGGGGAGGACCAGTGGTCCCCCTGGGAGGAAGGATGCTCCCCGGGAGGACGGGGTGGCCTTCCAGTCACTGTGCCACACCACGCCGACGGAGGAAGCCGTCTACTGCTTCTACGAGCAGGACTCGGACGAGCTGcccgaggcaggcagggaggtgtctggcagcagagcccagcccGGCCGGGCACCCAGGAGGGAGCGCTGGGGCAGCTCCATCCCCCGCAGGGAGCCCGAGCCCGGTCCCCGGCCAGCGAAGGTGAAACCGCAGAACAACCTCATCGCCGACGAGACGCCGCCGTGCTACTCCCTCAGCTCCTCCATGAGCTCCCTGAGCGATGCCAACCTCTCCGACGGCGAGGAGCGGGGCCAGCCCTGCGGCAAAGCCCCCCGGCCGCGGtcggctgcggcggcggggcaggcACAGGGGggctcccccagctcccccagcctcaaCTCGGAGGATGACCTGCTGCAGAAGTGCATCGGCTCGGCCATGCCCAAGCGCCGGCGGCCCTCGGCTCGCCGGAGGATGGTAGAGCGCAAGCAGAAGCCCCTGGGCGCTGGCGGGAGGGAGCGGGAAGTGGAGGCGAGGCATCGCCCCAGCGAGGACGCTGGCTCCGACCGGGGCTCAGACCTGGACAGCGTGGAGTGGCAAGCCATCCAGGAGGGCGCCAACTCCATCGTCACCTGGCTGCACcaggctgctgcctccctctcGCGGGAGCCTTCCTCCGAGTCCGACTCCATCCTCTCCTTCGTGTCGGGGCTCTCAGTCGGGTCCaccctgcagctctccctgggcaggcaggagaagaAACGGGCCGGCAGCGTGGCCGGCCGGGATGCGGCGAGGAGGGAGCACAGCAAGAGCCGCCCAGAGAGGAAGGACGCGCCGGGTGCCCGTCCCACCGGCCGCGGAAGCGCCAGGGCAGAGCGGAGCCCAGCACCCACCAAGCCGGTGCCCAATCTGCCCGTGGTCTTCCGCGGCAGGACCGTCATCTATATGCCCAGCCTGGCCAAGGACGCCCCCAGCCCACGGGCCACCCCGAAGAAAAGCCCCACGGCGAAGCCCGAGGCGCCGCCGGCCAAGAACCTCTCCCTGAGCCAGCAGCGCTCGCGGAGCCTGCACCGGCTGGGCAAGCCCcccgaaacgggagacctggcgCTGCCCAAGAGGAGCACGACACCGCCTGCCCGCATCGGCAAGGGACCCCCCTCCTCGGGCTCCTCCCGCACCTCTACCCCCTCCCAGCACCCATCCAAGAAGCTGCCGTCGCCCTCCCAGCTCGCCAAGCAGGGTCCCCCGGCCGCAGGCAAGGCGGGCAGCTCGCCCTCCCCGCCGGGACCCCCGGCCAGAGCCCCAGCCCCCAAGTCCCCCGCCCCCAAGCAGTCCAAGACGCAGAAGTCACCCGTCCGCATCCCCTTCATGCAGAAGCCCAGCAGGAAGGTGCTGCCGGGCCGGGGGGCCATGCCGGTGCTGGAGGAGCAGGCGGACGGTGGCAAGGCGCgggccggcgggccgggggggccggggggtggcCGGCTCAACCTGGTGCGGATGTCTTCTGCCCGTTCCAGCGGGAGCGACTCGGATCGCTCCGGCTTCCTGCGCCAGCTCACCTTCATCAAGGAAtcttccagcctgctgctgcGGCACCGCGCCGAGCTCTCCCCGGCGCAGCCAGCGGCCTCGCTGCCTCGCCGTGCCTCCCCACAGCGCAACCGCGCCGCCCTCCCGGCCgtcttcctctgctcctcccGTTGCGAGGAACTCAAGGCGGCCAAGCCAGCAGCCCCCAACCCACGGCCCCTCATCCCCAGGGCCCAGCCTGGTGGCAAAGTCCCCGCCGGTGCCAAGCCGCCGCGGAGGACCAGCTCCGAGAGCCCGTCCCGGCTGCCGGTGAAGACCAGCAtccccacacccgagcccttcaAGAGGTACTCGTCCTCGCCCAACATCAGCGTGGCGCGGAGGACGGGCAGCCCTTCCTCTGTCCTCTCCGCCCGCTCCGAGGCTTCGGCACGGCGGCGGCAGACCGAGGCAGTGCCCGGCGGGCAGCCGGCAAAGCCACCGGTGGTGGTGATGAAGGGCACGTGGCGGAGGATTCGGGACGAAGACATCCCCCACATCCTCAAGAGCACGCTGCCCTCCTCCGCCCTGCCGCTGGCGGGCGCCGGCGAGGAGGAGcgccccggcacccccagccccaggaagACCAGCGACGCCGTGGTGCAGACCGAGGACTTCTCCACCGCCAAGACCAACTCCAGCACCTCTCCCACGCTGGAGACCCGCGAGGGGCCCCCACACACCCACGCCGCCTGCGACGGCGAAGCCCCGGCCCCTGCCAAGGCCGCCCTGCCCATCTCCTTCGGCCACGAGGCGCCGGCCGGGACCTTCCCTGCCAGCCGGCACGGCTCCCCGAGCAGAGCCGCCCGTGTCACCCCCTTCAACTACATCCCCAGCCCCATGGCGGTGACGGCCGTGGCCGACAAGGCGGTGGAGAAAATCCAGGCTTGA
- the RPS15 gene encoding small ribosomal subunit protein uS19: MAEVEQKKKRTFRKFTYRGVDLDQLLDMSYEQLMQLYSARQRRRLNRGLRRKQHSLLKRLRKAKKEAPPMEKPEVVKTHLRDMIILPEMVGSMVGVYNGKTFNQVEIKPEMIGHYLGEFSITYKPVKHGRPGIGATHSSRFIPLK, translated from the exons ATG GCGGAGGTGGAGCAGAAGAAGAAACGAACCTTCCGGAAATTCACCTACAGAGGGGTGGACCTGGACCAGCTCCTCGACATGTCCTA CGAGCAGCTGATGCAGCTGTACAGCGCCCGGCAGCGCCGGCGTCTCAACCGGGGGCTGCGCCGCAAGCAGCACTCCCTGCTGAAGCGCCTGCGTAAGGCCAAGAAGGAGGCGCCGCCCATGGAGAAGCCGGAGGTGGTGAAGACCCACCTGCGGGACATGATCATCCTCCCCGAGATGGTGGGCAGCATGGTCGGCGTGTACAACGGCAAGACCTTCAACCAGGTGGAGATCAAG cCCGAAATGATCGGTCACTACCTGGGGGAATTCTCCATCACGTACAAGCCGGTGAAGCACGGCCGGCCTGGCATCGGTGCCACCCACTCCTCCAGGTTCATTCCTCTGAAGTAA